A genomic stretch from Enterobacter dykesii includes:
- the emrB gene encoding multidrug efflux MFS transporter permease subunit EmrB: protein MQQQKPQKPLEGAQLVIMTIALSLATFMQVLDSTIANVAIPTIAGNLGSSLSQGTWVITSFGVANAISIPITGWLAKRVGEVKLFLWSTVLFVLASWACGMSSSLTMLIFFRVIQGIVAGPLIPLSQSLLLNNYPPAKRSIALALWSMTVIVAPICGPILGGYISDNYHWGWIFFINVPIGAIVVMLTLQSLRGRETRTEQRRIDAIGLALLVVGIGSLQVMLDQGKELDWFNSREIIILTIVAVVSLSFLIVWELTDDNPIVDLSLFKSRNFTIGCLCISLAYMLYFGAIVLLPQLLQEVYGYTATWAGLASAPVGLIPVLLSPIIGRFAHKLDMRRLVTFSFIMYAVCFYWRAYTFEPGMDFGASAWPQFIQGFAVACFFMPLTTITLSGLPPERMAAASSLSNFTRTLAGSIGTSITTTLWTNRESMHHAQLTEAVNPFNPNSREMYNQLQGMGMTEQQASGWIAQQITNQGLIISANEIFWISAGIFIVLLGLVWFAKPPFGAGSGGGGAH, encoded by the coding sequence ATGCAACAGCAAAAGCCGCAAAAACCGCTCGAAGGCGCGCAGCTGGTCATTATGACCATCGCGCTGTCGCTGGCGACATTCATGCAGGTGCTGGACTCCACCATCGCAAACGTGGCGATCCCGACCATCGCCGGTAACCTTGGCTCGTCGCTGAGCCAGGGAACCTGGGTCATTACCTCGTTTGGGGTGGCAAACGCCATCTCCATTCCGATTACCGGCTGGCTGGCAAAGCGCGTCGGTGAAGTGAAGCTGTTCCTCTGGTCGACGGTATTGTTCGTTCTTGCCTCCTGGGCGTGCGGCATGTCCAGTAGCCTGACGATGCTGATTTTCTTCCGCGTCATTCAGGGGATTGTCGCCGGGCCGCTGATCCCGCTGTCGCAGAGCTTACTGCTGAACAACTACCCGCCCGCCAAGCGCTCGATTGCGCTGGCGCTGTGGTCAATGACCGTAATTGTCGCGCCGATTTGCGGGCCTATCTTAGGCGGCTATATCAGCGACAACTATCACTGGGGCTGGATCTTCTTCATCAACGTACCGATTGGCGCCATCGTGGTAATGCTGACGCTCCAGTCGCTGCGCGGCAGAGAAACCCGGACGGAACAGCGGCGTATCGACGCCATTGGTCTGGCACTGCTGGTTGTCGGCATCGGTAGCCTGCAGGTCATGCTCGACCAGGGCAAAGAGCTGGACTGGTTCAACTCCCGGGAGATCATCATCCTGACGATTGTCGCGGTGGTGTCGCTGAGCTTCCTGATTGTCTGGGAGCTAACGGACGATAACCCGATAGTCGACCTGTCGCTGTTTAAGTCGCGAAACTTTACCATAGGCTGTCTGTGTATCAGCCTCGCCTACATGCTCTACTTCGGCGCGATTGTACTGCTGCCGCAGCTGTTGCAGGAGGTATACGGCTACACCGCAACCTGGGCAGGTTTAGCCTCGGCGCCGGTTGGATTGATTCCGGTTCTGCTGTCGCCGATTATTGGCCGCTTCGCCCACAAGCTCGACATGCGCAGGCTGGTGACGTTCAGCTTTATCATGTATGCCGTTTGCTTTTACTGGCGCGCGTATACGTTCGAACCGGGAATGGACTTTGGCGCGTCCGCGTGGCCGCAGTTTATTCAGGGCTTTGCCGTGGCGTGTTTCTTTATGCCACTGACCACCATCACGCTTTCCGGTTTACCGCCTGAGCGCATGGCGGCCGCATCAAGCCTGTCGAACTTTACGCGAACGCTGGCGGGCTCGATTGGTACGTCGATCACCACCACCCTGTGGACAAACCGTGAATCGATGCACCATGCCCAGCTGACCGAAGCGGTGAACCCGTTCAACCCGAACTCCCGGGAGATGTACAACCAGCTTCAGGGAATGGGTATGACGGAACAGCAGGCGTCAGGGTGGATAGCCCAGCAGATCACCAACCAGGGGCTGATTATCTCGGCCAACGAGATTTTCTGGATATCAGCGGGGATCTTTATCGTCCTGCTGGGGCTGGTGTGGTTTGCTAAACCACCGTTTGGTGCCGGTAGCGGCGGCGGTGGCGCGCACTAA
- the mprA gene encoding transcriptional repressor MprA: MDSSFTPIEQMLKFRASRHEDFPYQEILLTRLCMHMQGKLLENRNKMLKAQGINETLFMALITLESQENHSIQPSELSCALGSSRTNATRIADELEKRGWIERRESDNDRRCLHLQLTDKGHQFLREVLPPQHNCLHKLWSALSTAERDQLEHITRKLLTRLDQMDEDGAVLEALR; this comes from the coding sequence ATGGATAGTTCGTTTACGCCCATTGAACAAATGCTTAAATTCCGCGCCAGTCGCCATGAGGACTTCCCGTATCAGGAAATCCTGCTGACTCGCCTGTGCATGCACATGCAGGGTAAGCTACTGGAAAACCGTAATAAAATGCTGAAAGCTCAAGGGATTAACGAGACGTTGTTTATGGCGTTGATTACGCTGGAGTCTCAGGAAAATCACAGCATTCAGCCTTCCGAACTGAGCTGCGCGCTGGGCTCCTCCCGTACCAATGCGACCCGTATTGCCGATGAACTCGAAAAGCGCGGCTGGATTGAGCGCCGTGAAAGCGACAACGATCGCCGCTGCCTGCATCTGCAACTGACCGATAAAGGTCATCAGTTCCTGCGCGAGGTGCTACCACCTCAGCACAATTGCCTGCACAAACTCTGGTCTGCCCTCAGCACCGCCGAGCGCGACCAGCTTGAGCACATCACTCGCAAGCTGCTCACCCGTCTGGACCAGATGGATGAAGACGGCGCCGTTCTTGAGGCGCTGCGCTAA
- the emrA gene encoding multidrug efflux MFS transporter periplasmic adaptor subunit EmrA yields MSANAESTTPQQPANKKGKRKSALLLLTLLFIIIAVAYGIYWFLVLRHAEETDDAYVAGNQVQIMAQVSGSVTKVWADNTDFVQKGDVLVTLDPTDAQQAFEKAQTALASSVRQTRQLMINSKQLQANIDVQKTALAQAQSDLNRRVPLGTANLIGREELQHARDAVASAQAQLDVAIQQYNANQAMVLGTSLENQPAVQQAATEVRNAWLALQRTKIVSPMTGYVSRRSVQPGAQISPTTPLMAVVPADNLWVDANFKETQLAHMRIGQSATVVSDIYGDEVKYTGKVVGLDMGTGSAFSLLPAQNATGNWIKVVQRLPVRIELDAKQLADHPLRIGLSTLVTVDTANRDGQILASQVRSSPAYESNAREISLDPVNKLIDDIVKANAG; encoded by the coding sequence ATGAGCGCAAATGCGGAGAGCACTACCCCGCAGCAACCGGCCAACAAGAAAGGCAAACGTAAGAGCGCCCTTCTTCTGTTGACCTTGCTCTTTATCATTATTGCCGTGGCATATGGGATCTATTGGTTTTTAGTACTGCGTCATGCTGAAGAGACTGACGATGCGTACGTGGCAGGGAACCAGGTACAAATTATGGCGCAGGTGTCGGGCAGCGTGACGAAAGTCTGGGCTGACAATACCGACTTTGTGCAAAAAGGCGATGTGTTGGTGACCCTCGATCCAACCGACGCCCAGCAGGCGTTTGAAAAAGCACAGACCGCGCTGGCCTCCAGCGTCCGTCAGACCCGCCAGCTGATGATCAACAGCAAACAGCTGCAGGCCAACATCGACGTGCAGAAAACGGCGCTGGCGCAGGCGCAGAGCGACCTGAACCGCCGTGTTCCGCTCGGCACCGCCAACCTGATTGGCCGTGAAGAGCTGCAGCACGCCCGCGATGCCGTTGCCAGCGCTCAGGCACAGCTGGACGTGGCCATTCAACAGTACAACGCCAACCAGGCGATGGTGCTGGGCACCAGTCTGGAAAATCAGCCTGCCGTACAGCAGGCGGCGACCGAAGTGCGCAACGCGTGGCTTGCCCTGCAGCGTACCAAAATCGTCAGCCCGATGACCGGCTATGTCTCCCGTCGTTCCGTCCAGCCAGGGGCGCAGATTAGCCCAACCACGCCGCTGATGGCGGTCGTGCCGGCGGACAACCTGTGGGTAGACGCCAACTTTAAAGAGACGCAGCTTGCCCATATGCGTATCGGCCAGAGCGCGACGGTTGTCAGCGACATCTATGGCGATGAGGTGAAGTACACCGGTAAAGTGGTCGGTCTGGACATGGGGACCGGCAGCGCCTTCTCCCTGCTGCCAGCGCAAAACGCCACCGGTAACTGGATCAAAGTGGTTCAGCGTCTGCCCGTGCGTATTGAGCTGGATGCCAAACAGCTGGCGGATCACCCGCTGCGTATCGGCCTCTCAACGCTTGTGACGGTCGACACCGCCAACCGCGACGGTCAGATCCTGGCAAGCCAGGTGCGAAGCAGCCCGGCTTATGAAAGTAACGCCCGTGAAATTAGCCTCGATCCGGTCAACAAGCTGATCGATGACATCGTGAAGGCAAACGCCGGTTAA
- a CDS encoding MFS transporter, giving the protein MTKTTQGLSPALILLMSVATGLAVASNYYAQPLLDTIARAFNLSASSAGFIVTAAQLGYAAGLLFLVPLGDMFERRMLIVSMTLLAAGGMLITASSQSLTMMIIGTALTGLFSVVAQILVPLAATLASPEKRGKVVGTIMSGLLLGILLARTVAGLLASLGGWRTVYWVASVLMVVMALALWRGLPKVKQENHLNYPQLLASVFSLFTEDKLLRTRALLGCFTFANFSILWTSMAFLLAAPPFNYSEGVIGLFGLAGAAGALGARPAGGLADKGKSHLTTSAGLVLLLLSWAAIWYGHISVLALIVGILVLDLTVQGVHITNQTVIYRVKPEARNRLTAGYMTSYFIGGAAGSLISASAWQHAGWSGVCAIGAIVATLNLLVWWRGYHRQDAIN; this is encoded by the coding sequence ATGACAAAAACAACTCAAGGGCTTAGCCCCGCACTCATCCTTTTAATGTCCGTGGCAACGGGTCTGGCAGTCGCCAGCAACTATTACGCGCAGCCTCTTCTCGACACCATCGCCCGCGCGTTCAATCTCTCCGCCAGCTCCGCAGGCTTTATCGTCACCGCTGCCCAGCTAGGCTATGCCGCCGGGCTGCTGTTCCTGGTGCCGCTCGGCGATATGTTTGAACGCCGAATGCTGATTGTCTCCATGACCCTGCTGGCCGCCGGTGGGATGCTGATCACCGCCAGCAGCCAGTCGCTGACGATGATGATTATCGGTACCGCGCTAACGGGGCTGTTCTCCGTGGTGGCGCAAATCCTGGTCCCGCTCGCCGCGACCCTCGCCTCTCCGGAAAAACGCGGCAAGGTGGTGGGCACCATCATGAGCGGCCTGCTGCTGGGGATTTTGCTGGCGCGTACCGTTGCAGGGCTGCTGGCAAGCCTCGGCGGCTGGCGCACCGTATACTGGGTGGCGAGCGTGCTGATGGTCGTCATGGCGCTGGCGCTGTGGCGCGGGCTGCCAAAAGTGAAGCAGGAAAACCACCTGAACTATCCTCAGCTGCTGGCCTCCGTTTTCAGCCTGTTCACCGAAGACAAGCTTCTGCGCACCCGCGCCCTGCTGGGCTGTTTCACCTTCGCTAACTTCAGCATCCTGTGGACGTCGATGGCGTTTCTGCTGGCCGCGCCGCCGTTCAATTATTCCGAAGGGGTGATTGGCCTGTTCGGCCTGGCCGGCGCCGCAGGCGCGCTGGGCGCACGTCCCGCAGGCGGGCTGGCCGACAAGGGCAAATCCCACCTGACCACCTCCGCAGGGCTGGTTTTACTTCTGCTCTCCTGGGCGGCGATCTGGTACGGACACATCTCGGTGCTGGCGCTGATTGTCGGTATCCTGGTACTCGATCTCACCGTTCAGGGCGTTCACATCACCAATCAGACCGTCATCTATCGCGTGAAGCCAGAGGCGCGTAACCGCCTGACAGCCGGATACATGACCAGCTACTTCATCGGCGGCGCAGCGGGTTCGCTCATTTCAGCGTCGGCGTGGCAGCATGCGGGCTGGTCGGGGGTATGCGCGATAGGGGCCATCGTCGCAACCCTCAACTTGCTAGTATGGTGGCGCGGTTATCACCGTCAGGATGCAATTAACTAA